GAGGCGGGACAGGGGGTACGACCGCCACCGAAGTGGCCGCCGGAGTCACCCGCCGGTCACCGGCCGACGCCACGGCCGGTGGTGGCGGTGCCATGGTCGGGTGGTGCCGCGGGGCCGGGGCCGGGCGGTGGAGCTCACGGCCGGGCGGGGGTCAGGTAGCCCTGGTCGAGCAGCCACCGCACGTTCAGCCGCTGCCCCGGTCCCGGGTCCAGCAGCGCGGAGTCCAGTTTGATCTGCTGTCCGCCGCCCGGCTGCCCGAACCAGGGCGCGATGCCGCCGCGCCACACCGGGAACGGCCGCTCGACCCGGTACACGCGGTAGTCGCAGGGGAAGGCCGCGTCACGGGTGTGCAGGCTCTGCGGCGGCAGGGCCCGTCGGGCGTACGCGTCACCCGCCGGGGCGAGGTAGGCGCCGTACTCGGAGCCGAACCGGTCCAGCCGATCACCCGGGCGGAGCGTCGCCACGCGCCGGTCCACTTCACCGTTGACCTCGGCGAACCCGTCGTGGGGCGGGTACTTCCACCCGGCCGGCCCGTCCGGGCCCTCCTCCTTCCAGTACGTGGCGAGGAACGCCTTCGGCGACATGCCTCCGGTCCGCCGGTAGCCGGTGAGCAGCGGACCGACCGGCTTCTCGGGTGGGCGCGGGAGGTACTTCGGGCCGAGCCGGGCGTCCCCCTGGAACTCCCCGCTGCACGCGGCGGGACGCTCCTCGCGGGGATCGGCGGGCGCAGGTGCCGCGGCGGCGGGCGACGCCGGCGCGGACAGGGCGGTGAGGGTCAGGGCCAGTGCGGACAGGAAGGCGCGCAGTCGGTCCACGTCGCGGTGCTCCTCAGGTGGGGCGGATGGTCCTGACGCACCGTAGTGGCGCGCATACGGCCGTCGTGCCGGATCGGGGGTCGGTTTCCGGCCGAACTCCACCCCTCCGCCGGGCCGGCGGCCACCGCGTGGACCGGTGATTCCTGACGGCTCGTCAGTCGCATGGGGCGGTGGAGCGCGTGGTGGGTCCCGGGCCTGGTCCGGTTTGGGCTCCGGCGGTTGCGCCGCCACCACGACCCGCGCCGCCACCACGACCCGCACGGCGTCCCCGGCCGGCACCGCCGCGACCCTCCCCGCCGAACGTAGCCGGAGCGGTCCTGCCGTTCCGCCCCCGCCCCCGCGTCGCCCTGCCGTAGGCCCGTCCCGGTCGGCCGGGGCGGGCCCCGGGACGATCAGGTGAGGGCGAGCAGCTCGCGGTGGTCGTCGCTCCACAGGTCCTCGTCGCCGTCCGGCAGGAGCAGGACCCGGTCCGGGCGGAGCGCGTCGAGGGCCCCCTCGTCGTGCGTGACCATGACGAGCGCGCCGGGGTAGGAGCCGACCGCGGCGAGGACCTCGGCCCGCGAGGCGGGGTCGAGGTGGTTCGTCGGCTCGTCGAGCAGCAGCACGTTGGCGCCCGAGTGCACCAGGCCGGCCAGGGCCAGCCGGGTCCGCTCCCCCCCGGACAGCACCCCGGCCGGCTTGTCCGCGTCGTCCCCGGTGAACAGGAACGCGCCCAGCACGCCGCGCACCTCACCGTCCGTCAGGTGCGGTGCCGCCGCGGCCAGGTTGTCCCGGACGGTGCGCCCCGACAGGAGGGTGTCGTGCTCCTGCGCGAAGTACCCCAGCCGCAACCCGTGCCCGCGCACCACCCGGCCCCCGTCCGGCACCTCCACACCCGCCAGGATCCGCAGCAGCGTGGTCTTCCCGGCGCCGTTCGGGCCGAGGACGACCAGGCGGCTGCCCCGGTCGACGGCGAGGTCCACGCCCCCGAGGACCGTCCGCCCGCCGTACGCCTTCGTCAGGCGGACCGCTCCCAGCGGCGTCCTCCCGCACGGCAGGGGCTCGGGGAGGCGGATCCGGGCGACCTTCTCGACGCGCCGCGCCGGCTCCAGCGCGGCCAGCATCCGGTCGGCGCGCCGCGCCATGCTCCGCGCCGTGACAGCGGTGGACGACCGGGCCTTCATCCGGTCCGCCTGGGCGTGCAGCGCGGCGGCCTTGCGCTCGGCGTTCGCCCGCTCCCGGGCGCGGCGCCGCGCGTCGGCGTCCCGCTGCGCGAGGTACGCCTCCCAGCCGGTGTTGTGGACGTCGACGCGGGCCCGGTCGGCGTCGAGGTGAAACACCCGGTTCACGACGTCCGCGAGGAGCGAGGTGTCGTGGCTGATCAGCACCAGCCCGCCCTGGTGGCCGCGGAGGAAGCCGCGCAACCAGGCGACGGAGTCGGCGTCGAGGTGGTTGGTCGGCTCGTCCACCAGGAGCGTGCCGCGGTGCCCGCCGAAGAGGACGCGGGCCAGCTCCACCCGGCGGCGCTGCCCACCGGACAGCGCCCCGACCGGCTCGCCGAGCACCCGGTCGGGCAGCCCCAACCCGGCCGCGACCCGGGCGGCCTCCGCCTCCGCGGCGTAGCCGCCACCCGCCTGGAACCCCGCCTCGGCGCGACCGTACGCGCGCATCGCCCGCTCCAGCGCGGCCGGTCCGGTGGCGTCCGCCATGGCGGCCTCGGCGGCCCGCAGCCGGCGCAGGGCCCCGTCGAGGTCGCGGGCGGCAAGGATCCGGTCGGTGACCGTGACGGCCGGGTCGGCGGCACGGGAGTCCTGGGCGAGGTACCCGACGGGGCCGGTCCGGGTGACGGTCCCGGCGGGGGGAGCGGTCAGACCGGCGAGGGCGGTCATCAGGGTGGTCTTGCCCGCGCCGTTGCGGCCGACCAGGCCGACGCGGTCACCGGGGGAGACGGTGAAGGAGACGTGGGACAGCAGCGTGTGCGCGCCCGCGCGCAGTACGACATCACGAACGGTGATCATGGGGTGGACGCTCCGTGAGAGATCGAGGACACACTTCTGGTGGGGAAGCGGGTCCTCGGCTAGGAGATGCGGGGCGTCGACATGTGGCCAGGGTAGGTGCCGCCCCGTACGGGCCGCACGCGGTTTTCCGTGCCGTGTGACCGGCGGTCGGGCGTCACGCCGAGCGGCGCAGGTCCTCCGCCCGTACCGGCTCGGCGAACGGCAGCCCGCGCCCGTACCGCTCCAGCTCGTCCAGCGCCGCGTGCGCGAGGCGGCCGAGCTCGTTGCCGAGGGAGCCGGCGACGTGCGGGGTGAGCAGCACGTTCGGCAGGTCGTACAGGGGGGAGTCGGCGGGCAGCACCTCCGGCTCGGTCACGTCGAGGACGGCGTACAGCCGCCCCGACACCAGCTCCGCCGTCAGGGCGGCCGTGTCGACCAGCGCGCCCCGCGCGGTGTTCACGAGCGTCGCCCCGTCCCGCAGCAGCGCCAGCCTGTCCCGGTCGAACAGGTGACGCGTCCGCGGCAGCTCCGGCGCGTGCAGCGTCACCACGTCACTGGAGCGCACCAGCGTGTCCAGGGACACCGGCCGCGCACCGAGCCGGGCGGCCTCACCGGCCGGGAGGTACGGGTCGTGCAGCAGCAGGTCCAGATCGTGGGGGCGCAGCAGCTCGATCACGCGCCGCCCGATCCGGGAGGCCCCGACGACCCCGACCGTCCGCCGGTGGTTGCCCGCCCCGGAGAGCAGGGCGAGCGAGTCGACCGGACCACGCCGCTCCCGGTAGGCGCGCCGAGCGTCCAGCACCCGCTTGCCCGCGAAGAGGATGGAGGCGACGGTGTACTCGGCGACGGGCCGGGCGTTGGCCGCGGCCGCCGACGCGACCACGAGGCCCCGCTCCCAGCACGCGTCCGTGACGTGGTGCTTCACCGATCCCCCCGCGTGCACGACCGCGCGAAGCCGCGGCATCCGCTCCAGCGCCGCCGCGGTCAGCGGCGGGCAGCCCCAGCCGGTCAGCAGCGCCTCGGTCCGCTCCAGCACGCCCGCGTGCGCCGGGTCGGCGAAGTCCCGGACGACGAGCGACGGATCGGTCTCCGCGACGACCGCCAGCCGGTCCAGCGCCGTGGCGTCGAGCAGCGCGTCCCGCACCGGCGGGTCCATCGCCAGGAGGGTCCTCGGGCGGCGGCGGGACGCCCCGGTCGTCGGCAGGGTGGGCGGGGTCGTCGGCATGTGTCGCTCCTGCGCGAAGCTCCGGCGGGGCACGGGCGCCGGGGCGACGCCCATGCCCGGACCGTAACCGACGCCGGGCGGCGGCGGGGTGACGGCCGGTCCCGCGCCGTGTCGATCCGGGCGGGCGGCCCCCGCCCGCCCCCGCCCGCCCCCGGCCGTGGACGGACGGGGCCGGGGGCGGGCAGGGCCCGTGCGTCAGGGCCGTCCCTGACCCGGAGGGCCCGTGCGTCAGGGACGGCCCGGGTCCGGGGTGTGGCCGACCTCGACCGCCGGGTCGTCCGCCCCGTCGAGCTCCAGCACCGCGATCTCGTTGCGCCCGGCCCGCAGCAGCGGCCACGGCAGGTACAGCGTCCGCTGGGGCCCCCGCTCGGGCCAGTACCGCCCCAGGCAGAAGCCGTTCACCCACAGATACCCCTTGCGCAGCCCCGGCAGGGCCAGATACGCGTCGGCCGGTGCGGCGACCTCCAGGGACCCGCGCAGGAAGACCGGCCCCACCGCCTCCGACCCGCCCGCCCGCGCCCCCCACGGCACCCGCTCCGGCGTGCCGTGCCCCAGCTCCACCGCCCGCGCCGTCCAGCCGTGCAGCAGCTGCCGGTCGTGCAGCACCCGGCGGACGCCCTTGCGGTCGCCGATCCCCACGCCGTAGTTGACCCGGCCCATCGACTCCACCAGCAGCGCCAGGCGCGACCCGCCCGCGGGCACGGCCAGGCCGTCGAGCGACTCGGCGGCGTCCCGCTCCAGCACCCCGGCGGGCCGCCCGTCGACGAGCACGTGCGCCCGGTCGGCGAGCCCGTGCACCGAGAGCGGGTACGGGCCGCGGGGGCCGGGGACGCGGCTCTCGTACAGCACGAGCCCGTGCGCGACGCCCAGTTCCTCGAAGAACGGCGGCTCGGGGGCCGTCACCGGCGGGGCCGCCAGCGCGTCCAGCACGTCGAGCAGCGCCACGGCCCCGGACAGCGCCACCCGCGACGGTGGCAGCAGCGCGGCGGGCGGTTCCGGCTCGGGCAGGGGGCCGTCCGCGTACGCCGCCAGCACGTCGCGGAAGGCACGGAACTTCTCGGTGACCGCGCCCCGTTCGTCGACGGGCGCGTCGTAGTCGTACGAGGTGACGGTCGGCTGGTAGCCCGCGCCCGTGGCCGGGTCGGCGGTGTTGGCCCCCGCCCAGGTGGAGAAGTTCGTCCCGCCGTGCGCCAGGTAGATGTTGACGGAGGCGCCCGACTCCAGGACCGCGGCCAGCGCGGCGGCGGCGTCACCGGCGTCCCGCACCACGTGCTCCTCGCCCCAGTGGTCGAACCAGCCGCACCAGAACTCCATGCACAGCGGCGGGTCGTGCGGCCTCAGCCGCCGCAGCGCCGCGAACGCCTCGCGCGGCCGGCTGCCGAAGTTCACCGTCGCCAGGACACCGGGAAGGGTGCCGCCGGTCAGACGGGGCCCGTCGGGCCCGTCGGAGGTGAACAGCGGCACGTCGACGCCGCGCGCCCGCAGACCCGCCGCGAGGTGCTCCAGGTAGCCGGTGTCGGAGCCGTAGGACCCGTACTCGTTCTCCACCTGCGCCATCAGCACGTGGCCGCCGCGCGTCACCTGGTGTGCGGCGAGGACCGGGACCAGCCGGTCGTACCAGCGGTCCACGTGCGCCAGGTAGGCCGGGTCCCGGCAGCGCAGCGCCCGCACGTCGCGGTCGGCCGCCAGCCACCAGGGCAGCCCGCCGTTGTCCCACTCGGCGCAGACGTACGGGGACGGGCGCACGATCGCGTACAACCCCTCGTCGCGCACCGCCCGCAGGAAGCCGTCCAGGTCGGCGGGGCCGCTGAAGTCGTACTCCCCGGGGCGCGGCTCGTGCAGGTTCCACGGGACGTACGTCTCCACGGTGTTGAGGCCCATGGCGCGCAGCGCGCGCAGCCGCTGCGGCCACTGGGGCGGCAGGACGCGGAAGTAGTGCAACGCGCCGGAGAGCACGCGGAAGGGGCGCCCGTCGAGGAGGAACCCCCCGGGGGTCACGGCGAACGGCGGCACGGGCACCTCCGGCGGGACGCGGGTGCCCCGTGGCACCCCGACGGGCGGAGCCTAACGACCCCCCTCCACCGACGGCAGCCCCCGGCGCCCCGTCGCCTCCGAGCCCGCCGCCCCGGACCCTCCGCCTCACCTCCGGCCGGCCTGCCGCCCGCTGCCCGACCGCCCTGCCCCGACCGCCCTGCCCCGACCGTCCCCTGCCCCGACCGTCCCCTGCCCCGACCGCCCCCTGGTCCACCCCGTCCGGCCCGGGCGCCCCGCCGGCCCCGCCCCGCCGGCCCGGCCCCGGCCGGCCGCGCAGGCGCACGCCAGGCCGACCTCCGCGCCGTCATCGAGCTGTGCCTCTCCGCCACCGACACCCCCGCGCGCGTCCCGCCGCCGCATCCGGCCCATCGGCACCACGAGGACGCGGGCGGGCGGCTCCTCCCACCCGACACGCGCGACCCACGCGTGTGGGCGGGGAAAGCCCGGGTAAGCGGACGCCCTGACCGTTCGAGAGGAGCCGAGTCGTGCTGATGGCCCACCCCGCCGTGCTGACCAAGCTGATAGAGGAGTACGACGCGCTCAGCAAACTGGACGCCCACAACGGCACCCCGGCCGTCCGGCAGCGGCTGGCCGACGTCGCCTACACGCTGTGCGTCTCCACCGGGACGAAGGACGTCGACGCGGCGCTCGTCGCCGCCCGCCACCAGCTCCCCGGCGCCCGCCCCGAAGACGACTCGCTCCTCACGGCGTGACGCGGCGGGCCCGCCCGGACGGTCCGGAGCCCAGGGGATCGACCCTCGGGCCCCGTACGGTCAGCCGGTCCCGGGCGGGCTGAGGTGGAGCAGGCACACGTCGTCGCGCCGTGTCGGCGACAGGTCAGCGGTGAGCCGCAGGGTCAGATGCTCGGCGCCCTCCTCGTCGTTCACCGCCCCGGCCGCGACGGCGGCGAGCCGGGCGAGGCCCTCGACGATGTCCTCCGCCGGCCGCTCGACGAGCCCGTCGGTGTACAGCAGCAGATGGTCACCGGGCCGGAGCGTGAACCGCTGTTCCTCGTACGAGCACTCCGCGGTCGCGCCCAGGATGATCCCGGCGGGCGGTTCCAGGAAGCGGGCCGTGCCGTCCCGGACGAGCAGCGGCGGCAGGTGGCCGGCCTGCACCCACGTCATGGTCCGGTCCCACGGCTGGTAGCGCGCGAGGATCATCGTGGCGGTGGTGTGGCGGCCCTCGGCCGCGTGCATCAGCAGCGCGTTGAGCCGCACCAGGGCGTCGGGCAGGGGCGAACCCGTCACGATCATGCCCTTGGCGGCGAACCGCAGCTGCGCCATGGTCGCGACCGCGCCGATGCCGTGTCCGGCCACGTCCCCGACGACGAACAGGCCGCTGCCGTCGGGCAGCCCGATCGCGCTGTACCAGTCGCCGCCGACGCTGAGCCCCTCCTCCGACGGCAGGTAGAACACCTCGGTGCGCAGTCCGGCGACCGTGAGCGTCCGCTCCTGCCGGGGGAGCAGCGCCTCCTGCAGGCTCTTCGCCAGCGCGCGCTCGGCCTGCAGCAGGCCCTGCTGCACGAGGAAGGCGCGCTCGGACTCCAGCAGCGCCTGCTCGGCCCTGCGCTGCGCCGTCAGGTCCTGGTAGAGGGCGTGCACCTCGATGGCCGTGCCCGCGGGGTCGGTCACGGCCTCCGCGACGAACCGCACGTGCCGCACGCCTGACCCGGTCGCGATGCGGAACGTCCGGTCCAGCGGGCGGGCCTCCTCGCGCAGGCACCGGGCGGCCTCCGTCACCTGCGGGACGTCCTCCGGAACGACGTGCAGGGCCAGTTCCTCCCAGGCCACCGGGCCGTCGGCGGGGTCGCGCCCGAGAATCCGGTACGCCTGCTCCGACCAGGTCGCCGCGCCGGTGAGCAGGTTCCACTCGGCCCAGCCCAGGTCGCCCAGGTGCTCCATCTGGTACAGCCTGCGGGCCTCCCGGACCAGCGGGTCGTGGCAGGCCCAGGAGACGACGAGCCGCCCGCCGAGGCGCACGGCGCGCACTGTGTACGACGACTCGCCGGGCAGCCCGGCGGCGACCTCCTCGTAGCCGGACGACCCGCTCTCGTACGGCGTGCCCCTCAGCAGCGCGTCGCGGTAGCCGTGCCACAGGTCGGTGTCCGCGACCGTCGGGTAGGTCTCCAGGACGCGCCGCCCCAGCAGCTCCCGGCCGCGCCGGCCGACCGAGTCCACCGACTCGGGGGCGGCCGCGTCGATGCGGTAGTCCGCGACATCGCCGTCGGGTGACCACAGGGGCGTGAGCAGGACCGCCGGCATCGGCAGGGTGTCGAGGACCGCCTGCACCACACCGGCGTCCGGAGCGGTGGCACCGGCGTCAGTCGCCTCCGCCGGGCCCGTCTCGGACCCCGTCACCCGTCCGCGGGCCGTGTCCGTCGGTCCGGCCGTGTCCGCGGGGCCGGCCGCGATGCCCCGCCCCCGCGGGAGGGTCCCGAGCGGTGGGGCGGGGGAGGAGCCCCGGCGGGCTCCGCCGCCCAGCACGCTCCAGCACTCGTCGGTGACGGTGCGGCCCCGCTCGCCGGCGCGGCGGGCGAGCTCGGCGCCGGCCGCCCTGGCCGACAGCCCGTCCCGCCCCATGAGCACGCCCTTGGCACGCTCGTGGACGGCGGCGGTGGCCAGCGTGTCCTCCAGCTCCTCCACGCGGGCGCGCAACCTGGCCACCTTCCGGGCGAGCGCCTCCACGTCGGAGGCGTCGTCGTCCGTCGGCACACGCGGGTCTTCCACCCTCCGAGCATCCCACACCCCCCTGGGCCACGCCCCGGCTCGGGGGCGTGCGCCATCCGGCCCCGAGCCCCCGCCGCCACCTGCACCGCGGTGGCCCGCAGCGTGCGCCGTCACGATCCGGCGGCTGCCCCGCCCGCGCTCGCGCCGTGCGCGGCCGTCGCGGTCCGGCGTCGGCGCGCGCGGACGTGCGGCGCGGGGACGCCTGCGGTAGACACGGGTGCGTGCAGACCTTCCTGCCGTACCCGTCGTTCGAGGACTCCGCCCGCGCGATGGACCTCCGGCGCCTGGGCAAGCAGCGGGTGGAGGCCCTCCAGGTGTTCCGCGGGCTGACCGTCCCCGGGTACGGATGGCGCCGGCACCCGGCCGTGCGGATGTGGATCGGCTACGAGGAGGCCCTGGTCCGGTACGGCCTGGAGATGTGCGAGGTCTGGACCGCGCGGGGCCACCGCGACACCTGCGCCGACTCGCTCCTCGCCGGCTACGGCGAGCTGCGCCCCGACACGCCCGTGCGCGGTCAGGACGAGCTGGCGCGGACGGGGGAGGTGCCGCCCTGGCTCGGCGACCCGCTGTTCCACCGCAGCCACCAGTCGGCGCTGGTCCGCAAGGACCCCGGGTACTACACGGAGTGCTTCCCCGGTGTCCCGGGCGACCTCGACTACGTCTGGCCCGCGTCGGACCGCGACCCGGAGGCCCGCCCGGGGACCGCCCCGAGCTGACCCGCCCCCGGCGCCCGCCCCGTCCGGGCGGGGGGAGACCCACCCCCACGGGGGCCGGGTGCCCGTCCCGCAGAGGCCCGGCGCTCAGGCGACGCCCCGGGAGGCCGCCGCCCGGGAACGGACGCCGTCGGCGGTCACGCGGTGCGCCGGCCCGTCGGGCAGGACCACCGGCGCACCACCCCGGGCCGGGCCGTACGGGGAGCGGTCCGGGCCGGGGCGGAGCCCGTCCCGGGCAGGGTGGTCGGCCGTGTTGTTCGCTCGCGCCGGCCACTGCCGGGGGCCCGCCGGGCCGACGTGCGTCCGCCCGCCGGTGCCGCCGGGGGCCGGCCGGCCCCGGTGGCGGCCGCCGGGCGGGCGGCGCGGCACGTTCAGGCCCTGCGAGTGTCGTGCGGGTCTGCGGATCGGGCCCCGCCCCGGCCCGCTCAGTAGGTGTTGCGTCGCCGCAGCCGCCCCGGGCGGCCGTCCGGGTCGACGAGCAGCCGGTACGCCGGGCGGGACAGCGCCGCCGCGAGCGGTGACAGCCGGGGGGTCCGGTACGTCCGCAGCCGGCCCGGCGGGCGCGGCCCGCGGCGGCCGCCGGCGTGCCAGTCGTCCAGCGCGGCCGCGGACGCGGCGAAGGCGCGGAAGGTCTCGGCGGGGTCGCACAGCGGCTCCGGGGCGTCCGGGGAGGCGGGCTCCGCGCGGTCCAGGTGCTCCCGCGCCAGGGTCAGCCGCAGCTCCCGCGCGTAGCGGCGCGCCCCGTCGCCGAGACCGCCAGGGTCGCGCGGCTCACGGGGGTCGGCGGCCTCGTCCAGGACGGCGCAGCTGAGTTCGGAGTCGTGGGTCCACGAGCGGAGGTTGACGTTGTCGGAGCCGACGACCGCCCACACGTCATCGATCACGCAGACCTTCGCGTGGACGTACACGGGCGTCCCGGCGTGGTTCTCCAGCCCGTACACGGCGACCCGGTCGCCGCCGGCCCGGCGCAGCCCCTCCAGCGCGGCGATCCGGCCGACGAGGCTCGCCGGCAGCGCCAGCCGCCCGTCGGACTCGGGGAAGGACGGGACCACGGCGACCAGCCGCAGGCCGGGGTGGGCGCGGAGGGCGTCGGCGAAGCACCGCACCACGTCCGTGGACCACAGGTACTGGTCCTCCAGGTAGATGAGCGACCGGGCGCGGCGCAGCGCCTTGAGGTAGGCGCGCGCGATGCTGCGCTCGCCGTCGGGGGCGAAGTCGTATCCGTGCACCAGCCGCCGCGGGTAGGTGCGCAGCACCTGCACGGCGCGGGTGCCGCGGGGCGGCGGGTCGGGCAGTTGGGGCGGCAGCGGGTCGGCCCGGGTGTCCTCGTGGCGGAGGAGCCCGCGCAGCCGGGACAGGGGGCTGCGGGTGAGGGGTGCGGGGTCGTCCCAGCGCTCGCGGAAGCACGCCTCCACGTCCCCGACCGCCGGGCCGCGCACCGCCAGCTGGATGTCGTGCCACGGCGGGTGCGGCCCGTACGCGTCGGCGATGGGCAGCGCCTGCGGGTCGCCCAGGTGCTCGGCGTCGTCGCGCCGGTTGTGGCACAGGTCGGTGCTGCCGACGAAGGCGACGTCCCGCTCGGGGCGGTCCGGGTGCCGCAGGACGACGTACTTCTGGTGGTGCGAGCCGCCCGGGCGCACCCGCATGTCGAGGAGGTACTCGCCGCCGGCCGCCTCGATCACCTCGCCCAGGTGCCGGTTCTGCTCCGCGCTGAACCGGAAGCGGTCCAGATGCGAGCGCCACACCAGTCCCTTGACGATCACACCACGGCGCGCCGCGTCGGCGAGGACGGCCCCGATCCCGCTGCCCTCCCCGTCCAGCCGCTCGTCGGGGTCGCCACGCCAGTCGGTGAAGAGGCACAGTTCACCGGCGCGCTGGGCACGGACCGCGGCGAGCAGTTCCGCGAAGTACGCCGCGCCGTGGACGAGCGGGCGCACGTCGTTGCCGGTGGACCACGCGGCCTCGCCGCGCCGGCTGTCCAGGCGGACGGCCGGATTGCCGCGTTCCGTCGCGGTCAGCAGCCAGTCGGTGGGTTCCACGGGGGGTCCTCCGGCCGTCGGGTCGTGCGTGGCCTTCCGGGTACCCCGCCGCGACCGGCCCATCCGGCCCATCCGCGCGCCCCGCCGGCCGCCCGCGCGTCCCGAGGGCGCGTCCACCGGCGCGGGCGCTCCCGGAGCGTGACGCTGGCGGGGGTGGAGCACGGGTCGCCGACGGCCGAGGTCCCGCCCGCGGCGCACGGGGCGTCGTGGGCGGGACCTCGGTGGAGCGGAGCGGGACGCGGGGCGGCGCCGTGCCGGACGATGCCGCCCCGCAGCCCGTCGATCAGCCGGAGACGGTGATCTGCTGCGCCGGGTCCGTCTTGTCGGTCACCAGGTACTTCGCGGTGAACGACGAGGACGTCGCGCTGGTCGGGCAGCCGAAGCCGCCCACGACCTTGACGGGGACCTGGGCGTTGGAGAACGCCAGCGAGGACGGCGCGCCGTTGGCCCAGGTGCCGCTGGTGGCGGCGGGCGCCGTCGGGGCCGCGGTGACGGTGCAGCTGGCGATGCCGGAGGTGGTGACGACCAGGCCGCCGGTCGGCACGGTGAAGGACGCCACGATCGGCGAGCCGTGCTGCATCGACACGGTCCAGGCGCCGCTGGTGCTGACGGATGCGCTGACGCCCGGCATGCTCGTCGTACAGGAGGAGAAGGTGGGCGGGGTGATCGCGCTGGTGACCGGCCCGGCCGCGTTGTGGTTGCCCGGGGCGGCGGGGACCGTGCCGCTGGAGGCGGAGACGGAGCAGGTGACGGTCACCGCGCCCGCCTTGAGGGTGGCCTTGCCGCTGAGCGAGGCGGCGAAGCCGTGCCCGGCGGGGGTGACGGTGGTGGAGCCGGCCGCGGCCGGCGCGGTGAGCGCCGCGGCGGAGGTGGTGCCGGCGAGGGCGAGCGCCGTGGCCGTGGCGAGGCCGGTGCCCAGGGCGAGCGCCGTGCGGATCGTGAGGGTTGCCATCTGGCGTGCTCCTTCGGGGATGGTGTGACGGGATGTCACGGGGGTGCGGGTGTGGGGGGCCCGAACAGGGGGTGGAGCCCGTGGGTGACCACGGTGGTGCGGACACGCGGAGCGGATGACCGCCGTGTCCGGTCAGGTGTCGGCGGTGGTGGCCGCGGGTGCCGGGGGCGCCGTCCCGGTGGAGTGGGGGGACGGGGCCACGGGCTGCCAGGCGAACGTCATGGCGCCGCCGACGATGCCGAGGATCGTGCCGATGAGGAAGCCGCCCAGGTTGGACATGACGAGGGCGGCCGCGGCGATCAGAGTGGTGACGACGCCCGCGAGCGAGCGGTACTGCGGGGACCACCACACCGACACGCCTAGCATGATCATGACAATTCCGAGCAGTACGGAGGGGACGCCGGCGATGCCCTGGTGGAGCATCACCTCCATCGGCGCCAGCGGGATCGCGCAGATCTCCGCCCCCGCGAGGGCGGTGACCAGCCCGCCCCAGAAGGGCCGGCTCCGGCGCCAGCGGCGCCACCGGTACCTCAGGCCGACGCGCTCCCGGGAGGGCGGCGCGGGCGGGGCGGCGGTGTGCTCCGCCCCGTCCGGCCCCGCCGTCCGATCCACCGGTGACGGCATGTCAGAAGCATTCCTTCTTGCCCTTGGTGACCTTCATGTTGAGCCCGGCGAGCTTGAACGTGCCCGCGTTCGTCGCCCAGGCGACCTGCTTCAGTCCGCTGATGCTGATGTCGTCGGCCTGCTGGCCGAAGAGGTCCTGCATGCCCTGGCCGCCGTCGGGCCCCTTGTCGAGGGTGGACGCGTCGCGGCCGATCTCGATGTTGGTGAAGGCCGCGTCGCCCGACAGCTGCGTCGCGTCCACGAACAGGTCGGTGGCCGTGACGGGCGTCG
This portion of the Streptomyces changanensis genome encodes:
- a CDS encoding TNT domain-containing protein, giving the protein MDRLRAFLSALALTLTALSAPASPAAAAPAPADPREERPAACSGEFQGDARLGPKYLPRPPEKPVGPLLTGYRRTGGMSPKAFLATYWKEEGPDGPAGWKYPPHDGFAEVNGEVDRRVATLRPGDRLDRFGSEYGAYLAPAGDAYARRALPPQSLHTRDAAFPCDYRVYRVERPFPVWRGGIAPWFGQPGGGQQIKLDSALLDPGPGQRLNVRWLLDQGYLTPARP
- a CDS encoding ABC-F family ATP-binding cassette domain-containing protein, with translation MITVRDVVLRAGAHTLLSHVSFTVSPGDRVGLVGRNGAGKTTLMTALAGLTAPPAGTVTRTGPVGYLAQDSRAADPAVTVTDRILAARDLDGALRRLRAAEAAMADATGPAALERAMRAYGRAEAGFQAGGGYAAEAEAARVAAGLGLPDRVLGEPVGALSGGQRRRVELARVLFGGHRGTLLVDEPTNHLDADSVAWLRGFLRGHQGGLVLISHDTSLLADVVNRVFHLDADRARVDVHNTGWEAYLAQRDADARRRARERANAERKAAALHAQADRMKARSSTAVTARSMARRADRMLAALEPARRVEKVARIRLPEPLPCGRTPLGAVRLTKAYGGRTVLGGVDLAVDRGSRLVVLGPNGAGKTTLLRILAGVEVPDGGRVVRGHGLRLGYFAQEHDTLLSGRTVRDNLAAAAPHLTDGEVRGVLGAFLFTGDDADKPAGVLSGGERTRLALAGLVHSGANVLLLDEPTNHLDPASRAEVLAAVGSYPGALVMVTHDEGALDALRPDRVLLLPDGDEDLWSDDHRELLALT
- a CDS encoding hydroxyacid dehydrogenase, encoding MPTTPPTLPTTGASRRRPRTLLAMDPPVRDALLDATALDRLAVVAETDPSLVVRDFADPAHAGVLERTEALLTGWGCPPLTAAALERMPRLRAVVHAGGSVKHHVTDACWERGLVVASAAAANARPVAEYTVASILFAGKRVLDARRAYRERRGPVDSLALLSGAGNHRRTVGVVGASRIGRRVIELLRPHDLDLLLHDPYLPAGEAARLGARPVSLDTLVRSSDVVTLHAPELPRTRHLFDRDRLALLRDGATLVNTARGALVDTAALTAELVSGRLYAVLDVTEPEVLPADSPLYDLPNVLLTPHVAGSLGNELGRLAHAALDELERYGRGLPFAEPVRAEDLRRSA
- a CDS encoding glycoside hydrolase family 35 protein codes for the protein MPPFAVTPGGFLLDGRPFRVLSGALHYFRVLPPQWPQRLRALRAMGLNTVETYVPWNLHEPRPGEYDFSGPADLDGFLRAVRDEGLYAIVRPSPYVCAEWDNGGLPWWLAADRDVRALRCRDPAYLAHVDRWYDRLVPVLAAHQVTRGGHVLMAQVENEYGSYGSDTGYLEHLAAGLRARGVDVPLFTSDGPDGPRLTGGTLPGVLATVNFGSRPREAFAALRRLRPHDPPLCMEFWCGWFDHWGEEHVVRDAGDAAAALAAVLESGASVNIYLAHGGTNFSTWAGANTADPATGAGYQPTVTSYDYDAPVDERGAVTEKFRAFRDVLAAYADGPLPEPEPPAALLPPSRVALSGAVALLDVLDALAAPPVTAPEPPFFEELGVAHGLVLYESRVPGPRGPYPLSVHGLADRAHVLVDGRPAGVLERDAAESLDGLAVPAGGSRLALLVESMGRVNYGVGIGDRKGVRRVLHDRQLLHGWTARAVELGHGTPERVPWGARAGGSEAVGPVFLRGSLEVAAPADAYLALPGLRKGYLWVNGFCLGRYWPERGPQRTLYLPWPLLRAGRNEIAVLELDGADDPAVEVGHTPDPGRP
- a CDS encoding DUF5133 domain-containing protein gives rise to the protein MLMAHPAVLTKLIEEYDALSKLDAHNGTPAVRQRLADVAYTLCVSTGTKDVDAALVAARHQLPGARPEDDSLLTA
- a CDS encoding SpoIIE family protein phosphatase — its product is MEDPRVPTDDDASDVEALARKVARLRARVEELEDTLATAAVHERAKGVLMGRDGLSARAAGAELARRAGERGRTVTDECWSVLGGGARRGSSPAPPLGTLPRGRGIAAGPADTAGPTDTARGRVTGSETGPAEATDAGATAPDAGVVQAVLDTLPMPAVLLTPLWSPDGDVADYRIDAAAPESVDSVGRRGRELLGRRVLETYPTVADTDLWHGYRDALLRGTPYESGSSGYEEVAAGLPGESSYTVRAVRLGGRLVVSWACHDPLVREARRLYQMEHLGDLGWAEWNLLTGAATWSEQAYRILGRDPADGPVAWEELALHVVPEDVPQVTEAARCLREEARPLDRTFRIATGSGVRHVRFVAEAVTDPAGTAIEVHALYQDLTAQRRAEQALLESERAFLVQQGLLQAERALAKSLQEALLPRQERTLTVAGLRTEVFYLPSEEGLSVGGDWYSAIGLPDGSGLFVVGDVAGHGIGAVATMAQLRFAAKGMIVTGSPLPDALVRLNALLMHAAEGRHTTATMILARYQPWDRTMTWVQAGHLPPLLVRDGTARFLEPPAGIILGATAECSYEEQRFTLRPGDHLLLYTDGLVERPAEDIVEGLARLAAVAAGAVNDEEGAEHLTLRLTADLSPTRRDDVCLLHLSPPGTG